In the Myxococcota bacterium genome, GCGGCCGACCTGGCCATGCTGATGCGCGTGCTGCCGCGCAGCGAGCGCCGCTCCTGGATGCGCCTGCTCGCGCCCGACGACGCGGCCGACCTGGTGCAGCAGGTCCCCGACGAGGAGCGCAACGAGTTACTCGGCCTGCTCGATGACCCGACGCGCAAGGAGGTCACGGCGCTCCTGGCCTACAAGCAGGACGCCGCCGGCGGGCTGATGAACCCGCGCTACGCGCGCCTGCGCCCCGAGATGACGGTCGACGAGGCGATCGGCTACCTGCGCCGGCAGGCGCGCACGAACCTCGAGGTGATCTCCTACCTGTACGTGATCGACGACCAGCAGAAGCTGCTGGGCGTGGTGTCGTTCCGGGAGCTGTTCGGCTCGCCGCCCGAGCGCACGGTGCGCGAGGTCATGCGCAAAGACATCGTCATGGTGCGCGACGACCAGGACCAGGAGGAGGTCAGCAAGGTCTTCACCGAGAACGACCTGATCGCGATCCCCGTCGTCGACGCCGAGGGTCACATGAAGGGCATCGTGACCTTCGACGACATCGTCGGCGTCGTGCAGGAAGAAGCCACCGAGGACATCCAGAAACTCGGCGGCATGGAGGCCCTCGAGGCCCCGTATCTCGACATCGCCTTCGGCCGCATGTTCCGGCGCCGCGCGGGCTGGCTCTCGGCGCTGTTTCTCGGCGAGATGCTCACCGCCACCGCGATGGCGTTCTTCGAGGACGAGATCGCGCGCGCGGTCGTGCTGGCGCTGTTCGTGCCGCTGATCATCTCGAGCGGCGGCAACTCGGGCTCACAGGCCTCGACCCTGGTCGTGCGCGCCATGGCGCTGGGCGAAGTCACCCTGCGCGACTGGTGGCGCGTGGTGCGGCGCGAGTTCGCCTCGGGCCTGGCGCTGGGCTCGCTCCTGGGCACGATCGGCTTCTTCCGCATCGTGGTCTGGCAGATGGTCTCGCCGCTCTACGGCGAGCACTACCTGCGCGTGGCCTTCACGGTCGCGGGGAGCCTCGTGGGCGTGGTGCTGTTCGGCTCGCTCGCCGGCTCGCTCCTGCCGTTCCTGTTCCGCCGCCTGGGCGTCGACCCCGCGAGCGCCTCCGCGCCGTTCGTCGCCACGCTCGTCGACGTGAGCGGGCTCGTCATCTACTTCACGATCGCGAACCTGATTCTCGGTGGCACGCTGCTGTAGGTCAGGCCGAGCGAAGGCCGCCCTGAGCGAGGCCCGCAAGCGCCGGAGGCGCGCGCAGTGAGCCGCAGGCGAACGAAGTCAGAAGTTACTGGCGGCGGGGATGATCTCCTTGCCGAAGGTGACCAGCGGTGCGATGTCGTGGGCGTTGGGCAGGTTGAAGATCGCCTGGTCGATGCCCACGGCAGCGAGCTCGCGGCACACCTTGATCAGGTCGGCGGCCGACTGCTTGCCCGGCGCAAGCCAGGCGGTGCCCAGCGTCGTCTTCTCGATCGCGCCGAAGTCGCGCTTCTCGGTGTCACAGTGGCGGCGCAGCACGTCGAGCTTGCGGCCCAGGCCGTCGGGACCGAGGAACGCGAATAGGTTGCAGGCGTCGGCGTAGCGCGCGACCAGGCGCAGCGTCTTCTTCTCGCCCGCGCCGCCGATCAGGATCTTGGGCCGCGGGCGGGTGATGGGCGCCGGCACGCACAGTGTCTCGGCCAGCTTGTAGTGCTTGCCGTTGAACGGCGCGACCTTGCCCGACCACATCTGCAGGGCGATGCGCAGCGTTTCCTCGAGCCTCTCGAAGCGCTCGGCGAGCGGTGGGAAGGGCACGCCCAAACCCACGTGCTCGCGCTCGAACCAGGCCGCGCCGATGCCCAGGTACGCGCGGCCGCCCGACAGCACGTCGAGCGTGGTCACCGTCTTCAAGAGCACCCCCGGATGGCGGTAGGTGACTCCCGTGACCATGGTGCCGAGCTTGGGGCGGTGGGTGACTCCCGCGAGATAGGAGAGTGCCGCGTAGCCCTCGAGCATCTCCTGCTCGGCTGCGCCCACCATCGGGATCTGGAAGAAGTGGTCCATGACCCAGATGCTGGCGAAGCCCGCCTCCTCGGCGGCCTGAGCGATCTCGCGCAGCTTGGCGGACAGCCCGGCGGCGCCGCCCGGCCAGGTGAAGATCGGGATCTGCAATCCGATTCGCACGGTGACTCCTCCTAGGCCGCGTCGAGCGCGCGGCGGACCCAGCGGCGGTAGACCTCGAGCGGCTGGGCGCCGCTGATCGCGACGTCGTTGCCGACCATGCGCACGGCGGGCACGCCGCCGACGCCCAGCTCGATGGCCTGGTTGTGCTCTTTGGCGATCTGCTCCAACAGCTCGGGCGCCATGGCGCGCGAGAGCTCGGACTCGGGCAGCCCCACCTCGCGCCACAGCGCAGCCAGCGTCTGCGCGTTCGAGATGTCGCGGCTCTGCACGAAGTAGGCGTGCAGGAGCGCGTGGTGCATCAGATAGAAGGGCTCGGGGCCGAGCGAGGCAGCGGCCTTGGCCACCAGGTGCGCGGGCACGCTGTGAGACGGCGGGCCCTCGTCGCTCGCCCAGGTGTGGAACTCCGCGGTCGGCTCTTCCTGCGCGGCGCGCTGCCACAGCTCGGTGTAGCGGCGGAACTTCTCGAGGTCGCGGCCCGGCTCGGGCGCGGGCCGGAGCAAGAAGCTTCTCCACACGATCTCGAGCTCGGGACCGACCTCGGCCGCGACGCGCTCCAGCCGGATCGACGCCACGTTGCACCACGGACACAGATAGTCGGACCAGACCTCGAGCACGACGGCCAAGTTACTTCCCAGCGATGATCTCGCGCTCGCGCGCCCAGAACAGCGGCGAGTTCGCGAGGTCGATGAACTTGCGCTCGTCTTCCAAGAGGATGCGTCCCGCCTCGACGCCCGCGGGTGTGCCGAGGGCGGCCGCGATGTCCTCCTCGCTCTTCCACCACAGCTCGGCAACGCCGTCGTAGCCGGGCGGGCCGCCGCGCGTCGCTCGCAGCGCGTCGGCGGCGTCGCCGAGCAGTGTATGGGTCTGCACGTAGCGCTGGATGCGCAGCGCGGCCGCTTGCTTCCGAACGAGCGGCGCGTGTGTCTCGAACCAGTACTTCTGGAACGCCTCGCGCGACAGGTGGGGCAGCCGGCGCAGACAGAAGCTGAGCTTCACCATGGGCGCAGCGTATCACGCCCCGCGGGCCGGCTACTCCTTGGGCAGGAGCGGCTCGAAACGCTGCTTGTCGGTCGCCTTGGCGTAGGCGTCGTGCGGGTCGACCTTCTTGGCCTGGGCCAGCTCGAACAGCGCGTCGTCCATGAGCTGCATGCCGTCGGCCTTGCCCTGCTGGATGAACGAGCCGAGCATGCCCACGTTCGCCTCGCGGATGATGTTCGGCAGCGCCTTGGTCTTGAGCAGTATCTCGTTGGCGGCGACGCGGCCCTTGCCGTCGGCGGTCGGCAGCAAGAGCTGCGCGACCACGCCGCCGAGTGACTCGGCGAGCGACAGCCGCACCTGCGCCTGCTCGTCGGAGGGGAAGGTGTCGATGATGCGGTCGATCGTCTTGGGCGCGTTGTTCGTGTGCAGCGTGCCGAACACGAGCATGCCCATCTCGGCCGCGGTGAGCGCGAGCGAGATCGTCTCGTAGTCGCGCATCTCACCCACCAGCACCACGTCCGCGTCCTGGCGGATCGCGGCGCGCAGACCGGGGCCGAAGCCCCGGGTGTGCGAGCCGACCTCGCGGTGCGAGAGCACGCTCTTCTTGTTCTCGTGCACGAACTCGACCGGGTCCTCGAGCGTGAGGATGTGCTTGGCGTAGGTGCGGTTGATCTTGTCGATGATCGCCGCCAGCGTGGTCGACTTGCCCGAGCCGGTGGGGCCAGTCACCACGACCAGCCCCTTGCGCAGGTGCACCAGGCCCTCGATCGCCTTGGGCAGGTGCAGCTCCTCGAGCGGCACGATCTTCTCGGGGATCATGCGGAACACCGCGCCCGCGCCGTGCTCCTGCACGAAGAAGTTGGCGCGAAAGCGCGCGACGCCCTCGAGGCCGTAGGCGAAGTCGAGGTCGTGCTTCTCGTCGTAAGTCGTCCACTGGGACTGGGTCGCCATCTCGCGCAGCAGCTTGCGCAGGCCGGCGTCGTCGAGCCGCGACTGGCCTTCGACGGCCCGCAGCTCGCCGTTCACGCGGATGCGCGGCTCGAGACCCGCCGCGAGATGCAGGTCGGAGCCTTTGTGCTGTTTCAGGTAGCGGAGGAGCTCGTCGATCTGCGCCACGTCGTCTCTCCGCTCACTTCCCGCCCGGGATCAGCTTCGGATCCTCGGCGTGGAGCAGTGCCTCGTCGCGCTTCACGCTGCCGGCCTTGACCAGCTGGGCCAGCGACGCGTCGAGCAGACACATTCCCGACGCGGCGCCGGTCTGCATGGTCGAGCGGATCTGGACCGTCTTCTCCTCGCGGATCAGGTTGCCGACCGGCCGGTTCACGACCAGGATCTCGACCGCCGGCACCATGCCGCGCGCGTCGGCGCGCGGCAGGAGCCGCTGCGAGATGACCGCGCGCAGTGACTCGGAGAGCATCGCGCGCACCTGGTCCTGCTGCTCGGGCGGGAACGAGCCGATGATGCGGTTCACCGTGCGCACCGCGTTGTCGGTGTGCAGCGTGGCCAGCACGAAGTGACCCGTCTCGGCGGCGGTCATGGCCAGCGAGATCGTCTCGCGGTCGCGCAGCTCGCCGATCACGATCACGTCCGGGTCCTCGCGCAGGGCCGCGCGCAGCGCGCGCGCGAACGATTCGGTGTGGCGCTTCACGTTGCGCTGGTTGACCACGCAGCGCTTCGACGGATGCAGATACTCGATCGGATCCTCGATCGTGAGGATGTGCTCGGCGCGCTCCTCGTTGATCAGGTTCACCAGCGCCGCCATGGTCGACGACTTGCCGCAGGCCGACGGGCCGGTGATCAGCACCATGCCCTGGTGGAAGTTGGTGAACTTCGCGAGGGCGCTGGGCAGGTTCAGGTCGTCGAGCGTGGGCGGCTGGAGCGAGATGCGCCGGAAGCTCGCGTCGAGCCCGCGCAGCTGCTTGTACACGTTGGCGCGGAAGCGCGCGAGACCCTTCACCGTGTGACAGAAGTCGAGCTCGCCGTGGGTCTCGAGCGCCGCGCGGTCCTCGTCGGACAGCACGGACAGGATGAGCTTCTCGGCGATCGGCGGTGACAGCTTGGAGTCGGGCACCTCGACCAGTGACCCGCGCACGCGCAGGCGCACGTTCGAGCCGCTGTGCAGGTGCACGTCGCTCGCGCCCTGGCCGGCAGCGTCGACCAGCAGCGCGTCGAGGCCCTTGTCGAGCGGGATGCGCGAGGCCGCGCTGGCCGCGCTGCCCACGACCGGGCGCGCCTTGGGCGCAGTCGCGGGCGCGGCCTTCGGCGTGGGACGCGCCTCGCGCGCCAGCGACGCCGCCGCGGGTGAGTCGGTCTCGGAGCCGAGCTCGGGCGCCGGCTTCGCGATCGCCGGAGTGACTGGCGCATCGCCCTTCTTCTCGCGGGCACGCGCGATCACGCTCTTCTGCAGCTCGACGGCCTTCGCGAGGTTGTCCTTGGAGAGGAATCCCATCGCGATCAGGACCTCGCCCAGGTTCTTGCCCCCGCCGATGCGCGCCTGCTCGCGCGTGGCCTGCGCGAGCTGCTCCATGGTGATCAGCTTCGCCGCGACGGCCACCCGCCCGAGCAGCGCATCGGCGGGTGTGGCGGGCGGGGGGTTCTGCGGCGTCGACATCGGCCCCCGCGCTATCGGCAGGCGCGGTGGGGCCGTTGAGCTCGCGACCGGCAACTCATGTGCAACTTCGAAGCGATTGTTCGCAGGTGCCGCGATCGCGTACCCTGTGGCCATGGTGCGCGCGAGTGTCTCGTGTGTCGTGTGGCTGCTCCTCACCTCGCTCTGCCAGGCCGAGGGCCTGTCCGGGACTTACCAAGGCTCGGGCACCTGCCGCGGCGCGAACGGGGTCATGGCGCAGCCCTCGACGCTGGTGGTGTCCGAGACCGGCCCGGGTGCGTTTCGCGCCGAGCTCGGCGGCGTGGCCTACACGGGCCGGGTCGATGCCTCGGGCTCCGGATTCCTGAAGCGCCGCGGCGCGCTGGACCCCGGCTACGGGAACGGCCACGGGGCGCTGCTCGACCTGCGCCTGGCGCCGGGCGGGGCGCTCAGCGTCTCGGGCGAATTCCCGGGCGCGGGCACCTGCACGGGGACCTGGACGCGCGTCGCCGAGTGACTCGCCGGCCGGCTGCGCCGGAGCGCGCCCGCTACTCTCCCTCGAGTGAAGCAGGTCGTGGTCGTCGGCGGAGGTTTTGCCGGCCTGGCCGCCGCGCGCGGGCTGGCGCGCGAGCCCGGTGTGCAGGTCACGTTGATCGACCGCCGCAATCACCACCTGTTTCAGCCGCTCTTGTACCAGGTCGCTACCGCCGGGCTGTCGCCGGCCGACATCGCCGTCCCGATTCGCGGGCTCTTGTCGCGCCAGGCGAACGCGCGCGTGCTGCGCGCGGAGGTGCGCGACGTGGATCTGGTGGCGCGCGAGGTGAAGACCGAGGCCGGCTCATTCCCTTACGACTATCTCGTGCTCGCGTGCGGCTCGCGCCATTCGTACTTCGGTCACGAGGAGTGGGAGGCGTTCGCGCCCGGCCTGAAGACCATCGAGCAGGCGACCGAGATCCGCCGCCGCGTGCTCGACGCCTTCGAAGACGCCGAGAAGGAGACCGACGCGCGCCGGCAGCGCGCGGCGCTCACCTTCGTGATCGTCGGCGGCGGCCCGACCGGCGTGGAGCTGGCGGGCGCGATCGGTGAGATGAGCCGCTTCACGCTGGCGCGTGACTTCCGCCGCATCGATCCCAAGCTCGCGCGCATCGTGCTGGTCGAGGCGGCAGCGCGCATCCTGCCCGCGCTCGCGCCCGCGCTCGCGAGCCGCGCCGTCCGCGACCTCGAGTCACTCGGCGTACAGGTGTGGACCCACAGCGCGGTCACGCGCGTCGACGCGCAGGGCGTCGAGATCGGCGCGGAGCGCATCGAAGCCCACACCGTGCTGTGGGCCGCGGGCGTGCGCTCCGACGAGCTCAGCCGGCGCCTGGGAGTCACGCTCGGTCCCGGTGGGCGCGTGCCGGTGGGCAGCGACCTCTCACTGGCCGATCACCCCGAGGTCTTCGTCGCCGGCGATCAGGCCCAGGTGCGCGATGCCGGAGGGCACGACCTGCCGGCGCTCGCGCCCGTCGCGCTCCAAGAGGGCCGCTTCATCGCGCGCCAGATCCGCGCCTCGCTGGCCGCGCTGCCGCGCGCGTCGTTCCACTACGTCGACCGCGGCACGCTCGCGACCATCGGCCGCAGCCGCGCGGTGGGCCAGATTCGCGGCTGGCAGGTGCACGGCAGCTTCGCCTGGCTGGTCTGGCTGTTCGTCCACATCTACTACCTGGTGGGCTTCCGCAACCGGGCGCTGGTCGTGTTCCAGTGGGCCTGGTCGTACTTCCGTTTCCGCCGGGGCGCGCGCTTGATCGTGGAGAAGGAGTGGCGCTTCTACGGCTGACGCAGCGCGGCGCCGAGTCGCTCGGCGAACTCTTTGGCCGGGTCCGCTTCATGAGTCATCACCGCCACGCCATCGGCCAGTCCCGAGCGCGCGAGCCGGCGCACGAGCTCGCCGAACCAGTCCCAGCCGAAGTCCGCGCCGCGCTCTTCGAGGCCGCGCAGCAAGGCCTCCGGCAGGGGCACGCCGAGCCGCTCGCCGAGCCGCTCGGCGGCAGCCAGGGAAGTGAGTGGGATCAGCATGGGCACGATCGCGACCGCGGGCGCCCGGGCGCGGATCGCCTCGGCCAGCGGAGCGAGCGCCGCGAGCTCGAAGACCGGCTGTGTCTGCACGAAGCCGGCCCCGGCCGCGAGCTTGGGCCAGAGCAGCGCCAGCGCGCGCTCGCGCGGGCCGTAGGGGTCGGCAGTGACTCCCACGCGCGCCCCCGGCATCGCGGCGCGAGTTCGCGCGACCAACGACGCCAGCGTGGGCGGCGGCACCGGCTCGGGCGGCCCCGCCTCACCGCGCACCACGAGTGCGGCGCGCAGGCCCGCCACGGCCGCGCGCGCGATCTCGCGCTCGAGCTCGGCTTCGCTGCGGCCGCGACTCACCAGGTGCCACACCGCGGGAGTGCCGTGGCGTTCGAGCTCGAGCGCCGCGTCGAGGCTCGGCTGGCGGTCGGGGCGTTGGATCACGTGGACCGGGCGGGCCAGGTCGCCGAGCAGGCCGGCCCGGCGCAGCAGGATCTCGGGCCGCGACTGGCGCGGTGGTGTGATCTCGAGCGCGACACCGAGCCGTGTCATGGCTCGGCCAGGCCTGCGACGAGCGCGCTGCGGAAGGCGCGCAGGGTCTCGGAGCGCCAGGCGCCCGCCGGCTCCTCGAGCCAGACGGCGTCGCGCAGCTCGGGGCGGCCGCTGCGTGCCGCGTGGAGCTGCCCCGCGCGCAGCAGCGGCTCCGCCAGCTCGCGCGGCACGACCGCCGCGCCCGCGCCCGCCAGCACGAGCTCGAGCGCCATGTCGGTGCTGGCCGCGAACACGCGCACGTCGGGCGCGAGCCGGCGGCGCGGGAAGTGGTGGCGCAGCCAGCGGCGCACCAGCGTGCTGGACTGGTAGTAGTCGACGAAGGGTTGCGCGCCGAGTGACTCGACCAGCGCCCGCCCGCGGGCGAAAGGTCGCGCCGCCACCAGCAGCAGCTCCTGGCGGAAGAGCAGGGTGGAGCGCACGCGCGCCAGCGGCGAGTGACTTGCCTCGAGCGCGAGCGCGAAGTCGAGCCGGTTCGCCGCCAGCGCCTCGCGCAGCTCGCCGTGTGCGCCGTAGAGCAGCTTCACCTGCAGCTTGGGGTGACTCGCGGTGAAGCCCGCCAGGAAGCCCGCCACCCGCGCGCGCGACGCGCCGAGATAGAGCCCCAGCCGCACCTGGCCACGCACCTCGCGCTCGGCGTTCACCACCAGCTCGAGCGCCGCGGCCAGCTCCTCGTGCAGGCGGCCGAAGCGGCGCGCCAGGGTGCGGCCCTCGCGCGTGGGCACGAGCCGCCGGCCGACCCGGTCGAAGAGCTGCACGCCCAGCGACCCTTCGAGGCCCGACACGCTCTGGCTCACGGCCGAGCGCGTGAGCCCCAGCGCCGCCGCCGCGGGGCTGATCCCGCCGCGCTCCGCCACGGCCAGGAAGGTGCGCAGCTTGTTGAGGTCGACATTGTTCAGCGCCACTGAACGATTCCGCCAGGACATTTAACGCGGCTAATCTAGCAGAGGCCGGTTAGGATCTGCGCCATGGCCCTGCTCGAGTTCAACGGAGCGCGTCTCTGGCCGCGGCTCGGCTGCGGCGCGGAGGAGCGCGCCCGCCCGCAGGCCGTCGACCTCGACGTGGCGGTGCGCTTCGCCGAGCCGCCGCCGGCGTGCGAGAGCGACAAGCTCGGCGACACGGTCTGTTACGCCGACCTGATCGAAGCGGCGCGCGCGGCGGTCGCGGGCCGGGAGTTCCACCTGGTCGAGCGGCTTGCGCACGAGCTCTACGCCGCGCTGCGTCCGCTCGTGCCGCCCGGCGCCGAGCTCTGGCTGCGCGTGACCAAGCTCCACCCGCCCGTGGCCGATCTCGCCGGCGGTGTCGCTTTCTCACTCGGCGATTTCGAGAGGTCGTCCGGCTAGAATCGCGCGATGGCGCGATACGACTTCGACCTGTTCGTGATCGGCGCGGGCTCGGGCGGCGTGCGCGCGAGCCGCATGTCCGCGAGCTTCGGCGCGCGCGTGGCGGTCGCCGAGGAACGCTACCTGGGCGGCACCTGCGTGAACGTGGGCTGCATCCCGAAGAAGCTGCTCACCTATGCGGCTCACTACGCCGACGACTTCGAGGACGCGCGCGCCTACGGCTGGACGCTCGGCGAGCCGGCGTTCGACTGGGCGACGCTCGTCGCGAACAAGGACCGCGAGATCGCACGACTCAATTCGGTGTACGGCAAGCTCTTGGCCGACGCCGGCGTGAAGGTGATCGACGCGCGCGCGCGCATCGTCGACGCGCACACGGTCGAGGCGGCGGGCAGGACCTACACGGCCGAGCACCTGCTGGTCGCGACGGGCGGCTGGCCCCGCCGGCCCGACCTGCCGGGCATCGAACACGCGATCAGCTCCAACGAGGCCTTCCACCTGAAGGAGCTGCCGCGCAGCGTGCTGGTCGTGGGCGGCGGCTACATCGCGGTCGAGTTCGCGGGCATCTTCCACGGGCTGGGCGCGCGAGTCACCCAGGTGCACCGGGGCGAGCTCTTCCTGCGTGGCTTCGACGACGACGTGCGCCACGCGCTGCGCAGCGAGATGGAGAAGCGCGGCATCGAGCTGCGCTTCGGCATGAAGCTCGGCTGCATCGAGCGCGCCGGCGCCGGCCTGCGCACCGTGTTCGCCGACGGCAGCGCGCTCGAGACCGACCAGGTGCTGGTGGCGATCGGGCGCGACCCGAACGTGGCGGGGCTCGGGCTCGAGGCGCTGGGCGTGGCACTCACTCCGACCGGCGCCGTGGCGGTCGACGACTTCTCGCGCACGAGCGCCCCGAGCGTGTGCGCGATCGGCGACGTGACCGACCGGCTGAACCTCACGCCCGTGGCGATCCACGAGGCGATGGCCTACGCGCGCACGGTGTTCGGCAAGACGCCGACGCCAATCGATCACCGCGACGTGCCCAGCGCCGTGTTCAGCCAGCCGCAGCTCGGCGCGGTGGGACTCACCGAGGCAGCGGCGCGCGAGAGTCACGGCGAGCTCGACGTATATCTCAGCTCGTTCAAGCCGCTGCGCCACACGCTCACCGGCCGCGACGAGAAGACGCTGATGAAGCTCGTGGTCGAGCGCGCCGGCCAGCGGGTGGTGGGCGCGCACATGGTCGGCCCCGACGCCGGCGAGATCATCCAGGGCATCGCGATCGCCGTGAAGCTGGGCGCGACCAAGGCGCAGTTCGACGCCACCGTCGGCATCCATCCCACCGCGGCGGAAGAGTTCGTGACGATGCGGACGCCGGTGGCGCGCAGCTGAGTCAGCGTCGCCGATCGGATCGTGCTGATCAGGATGAGGGCCGCCACGACGAGCGCGATCGCCGGGTCGAAGGCGCAGATGGGAACGAGCCCCAGTGAGTTGAACAGGTTGGCCCAGCGCAAGAATCCGCCGGAGAGTCCCGTGCGAAGCGTGTGGGCGAGGACGAGAAGAGCGAGGGCGACCTCGATCACGAGCACGCCGCCGTTCGGGAAGAATGCACCAGCCAGCGGTTTCCGACGGTGTGCCAGGGCCCTCGGCGAACGATGCCTCCGTTGGCTTCACGAGTCAACGTGAGACACGCTGTTTCCCCGCGATCGTTTGACACCCCCCTGGGCCTCCGATAGGTTCGCGCGGATGCGGGAGTTTTTCTCCGCGCCCGTGAAACGAACTGCGCTCGCCGCCGCGTTGGCGCTCGCAACGCACGCGCTTCTCCCGTATCTGCACGTGCACCCCAACCCATGCAGTCCTGGCCAGTGCGCCTCCGAGGCGAGAGCCGGTCAGCCGGCATCGTCCGGCGCGGGGAGCTCGAGCTCTCCCGACGACTGCCCCGTGTGCAGCGCGCTCGCGCACGGCGGCGCCCGCGCCATCAACGCCCAGGCACCGCATCTGCTCGACTTGGTCGAGCTCTGGCTGGCGAACTCGCCGCCCGCCGCAGAAATCCTCGCGCCGACCAGCGACGTCGAAGTCGCTTGCGCGCGCGCGCCTCCTGCGCTCCCTCGCTCCGCCTAGAGAAATCGTCAGCTACTGATCGATTCTCGGCAGAGTGCGCGATGACGCCGAGGGGTGTCGTTCGCAGCTGACCGCCTGCCGGCCGTCGATCCAGGCGATCCGCCACGCCTGCGCAGTCACTGCGCCTCAGGAGTGGCCGTGACCGGCCAGGTGCGCGCGCGTCGCGGGTGTCGGCCGGAGAGAGGGACGACCATGAGAGGAATCACCATCGCGCTCATCTGCGCGCTGCAGCTCTGCAGCGCCGCGATTGCTTCGGCAGATCCCGCAACGCCAGCCGGCAAGGTCGTGGGGCGGATCAAGGACGCGCTCGACCGGCCGCTCGGAGGCGTCGAGCTCAAGCTCCAGGCACCGGACGGAAGCACCGTCGCCACGACCACGAGCGCACCGGACGGCCGCTTCGAGTTCGGGAACGTCGCGTCGGGCACGTACTCGCTCAGCGCCGCAAAGCAGGAGTTCGAGACCGCGACCGCCATCGTGAGCGTGAGCGGCGGAGAGACCGCTTCGGCGCAGCTCGTTCTGGCGTCGAAGACCGCGCTCGAGCTGGGAGTC is a window encoding:
- the mgtE gene encoding magnesium transporter encodes the protein MTQALVDEDDHLNPADLRTIWRILTPEERVEAFHLLGREDAEEFFLGLSAADLAMLMRVLPRSERRSWMRLLAPDDAADLVQQVPDEERNELLGLLDDPTRKEVTALLAYKQDAAGGLMNPRYARLRPEMTVDEAIGYLRRQARTNLEVISYLYVIDDQQKLLGVVSFRELFGSPPERTVREVMRKDIVMVRDDQDQEEVSKVFTENDLIAIPVVDAEGHMKGIVTFDDIVGVVQEEATEDIQKLGGMEALEAPYLDIAFGRMFRRRAGWLSALFLGEMLTATAMAFFEDEIARAVVLALFVPLIISSGGNSGSQASTLVVRAMALGEVTLRDWWRVVRREFASGLALGSLLGTIGFFRIVVWQMVSPLYGEHYLRVAFTVAGSLVGVVLFGSLAGSLLPFLFRRLGVDPASASAPFVATLVDVSGLVIYFTIANLILGGTLL
- a CDS encoding LLM class F420-dependent oxidoreductase, producing MRIGLQIPIFTWPGGAAGLSAKLREIAQAAEEAGFASIWVMDHFFQIPMVGAAEQEMLEGYAALSYLAGVTHRPKLGTMVTGVTYRHPGVLLKTVTTLDVLSGGRAYLGIGAAWFEREHVGLGVPFPPLAERFERLEETLRIALQMWSGKVAPFNGKHYKLAETLCVPAPITRPRPKILIGGAGEKKTLRLVARYADACNLFAFLGPDGLGRKLDVLRRHCDTEKRDFGAIEKTTLGTAWLAPGKQSAADLIKVCRELAAVGIDQAIFNLPNAHDIAPLVTFGKEIIPAASNF
- a CDS encoding DsbA family protein, which gives rise to MLEVWSDYLCPWCNVASIRLERVAAEVGPELEIVWRSFLLRPAPEPGRDLEKFRRYTELWQRAAQEEPTAEFHTWASDEGPPSHSVPAHLVAKAAASLGPEPFYLMHHALLHAYFVQSRDISNAQTLAALWREVGLPESELSRAMAPELLEQIAKEHNQAIELGVGGVPAVRMVGNDVAISGAQPLEVYRRWVRRALDAA
- a CDS encoding EthD domain-containing protein, which produces MVKLSFCLRRLPHLSREAFQKYWFETHAPLVRKQAAALRIQRYVQTHTLLGDAADALRATRGGPPGYDGVAELWWKSEEDIAAALGTPAGVEAGRILLEDERKFIDLANSPLFWAREREIIAGK
- a CDS encoding type IV pilus twitching motility protein PilT; the protein is MAQIDELLRYLKQHKGSDLHLAAGLEPRIRVNGELRAVEGQSRLDDAGLRKLLREMATQSQWTTYDEKHDLDFAYGLEGVARFRANFFVQEHGAGAVFRMIPEKIVPLEELHLPKAIEGLVHLRKGLVVVTGPTGSGKSTTLAAIIDKINRTYAKHILTLEDPVEFVHENKKSVLSHREVGSHTRGFGPGLRAAIRQDADVVLVGEMRDYETISLALTAAEMGMLVFGTLHTNNAPKTIDRIIDTFPSDEQAQVRLSLAESLGGVVAQLLLPTADGKGRVAANEILLKTKALPNIIREANVGMLGSFIQQGKADGMQLMDDALFELAQAKKVDPHDAYAKATDKQRFEPLLPKE
- a CDS encoding type IV pilus twitching motility protein PilT, with amino-acid sequence MSTPQNPPPATPADALLGRVAVAAKLITMEQLAQATREQARIGGGKNLGEVLIAMGFLSKDNLAKAVELQKSVIARAREKKGDAPVTPAIAKPAPELGSETDSPAAASLAREARPTPKAAPATAPKARPVVGSAASAASRIPLDKGLDALLVDAAGQGASDVHLHSGSNVRLRVRGSLVEVPDSKLSPPIAEKLILSVLSDEDRAALETHGELDFCHTVKGLARFRANVYKQLRGLDASFRRISLQPPTLDDLNLPSALAKFTNFHQGMVLITGPSACGKSSTMAALVNLINEERAEHILTIEDPIEYLHPSKRCVVNQRNVKRHTESFARALRAALREDPDVIVIGELRDRETISLAMTAAETGHFVLATLHTDNAVRTVNRIIGSFPPEQQDQVRAMLSESLRAVISQRLLPRADARGMVPAVEILVVNRPVGNLIREEKTVQIRSTMQTGAASGMCLLDASLAQLVKAGSVKRDEALLHAEDPKLIPGGK
- a CDS encoding NAD(P)/FAD-dependent oxidoreductase produces the protein MKQVVVVGGGFAGLAAARGLAREPGVQVTLIDRRNHHLFQPLLYQVATAGLSPADIAVPIRGLLSRQANARVLRAEVRDVDLVAREVKTEAGSFPYDYLVLACGSRHSYFGHEEWEAFAPGLKTIEQATEIRRRVLDAFEDAEKETDARRQRAALTFVIVGGGPTGVELAGAIGEMSRFTLARDFRRIDPKLARIVLVEAAARILPALAPALASRAVRDLESLGVQVWTHSAVTRVDAQGVEIGAERIEAHTVLWAAGVRSDELSRRLGVTLGPGGRVPVGSDLSLADHPEVFVAGDQAQVRDAGGHDLPALAPVALQEGRFIARQIRASLAALPRASFHYVDRGTLATIGRSRAVGQIRGWQVHGSFAWLVWLFVHIYYLVGFRNRALVVFQWAWSYFRFRRGARLIVEKEWRFYG
- a CDS encoding methylenetetrahydrofolate reductase; the encoded protein is MTRLGVALEITPPRQSRPEILLRRAGLLGDLARPVHVIQRPDRQPSLDAALELERHGTPAVWHLVSRGRSEAELEREIARAAVAGLRAALVVRGEAGPPEPVPPPTLASLVARTRAAMPGARVGVTADPYGPRERALALLWPKLAAGAGFVQTQPVFELAALAPLAEAIRARAPAVAIVPMLIPLTSLAAAERLGERLGVPLPEALLRGLEERGADFGWDWFGELVRRLARSGLADGVAVMTHEADPAKEFAERLGAALRQP
- a CDS encoding LysR family transcriptional regulator encodes the protein MALNNVDLNKLRTFLAVAERGGISPAAAALGLTRSAVSQSVSGLEGSLGVQLFDRVGRRLVPTREGRTLARRFGRLHEELAAALELVVNAEREVRGQVRLGLYLGASRARVAGFLAGFTASHPKLQVKLLYGAHGELREALAANRLDFALALEASHSPLARVRSTLLFRQELLLVAARPFARGRALVESLGAQPFVDYYQSSTLVRRWLRHHFPRRRLAPDVRVFAASTDMALELVLAGAGAAVVPRELAEPLLRAGQLHAARSGRPELRDAVWLEEPAGAWRSETLRAFRSALVAGLAEP
- a CDS encoding dihydroneopterin aldolase encodes the protein MALLEFNGARLWPRLGCGAEERARPQAVDLDVAVRFAEPPPACESDKLGDTVCYADLIEAARAAVAGREFHLVERLAHELYAALRPLVPPGAELWLRVTKLHPPVADLAGGVAFSLGDFERSSG